The following are encoded together in the Pseudodesulfovibrio indicus genome:
- a CDS encoding SulP family inorganic anion transporter, whose translation MAIFKCDSCGYERSVPDSLVGKKAKCPGCGHGVSIGGDAPPEPVEEPAGEPAMMAEPEVEPAGDGVPLGAYDLDSGDLGVGLEVPDDVICGACGHVQEPGHGEKCSRCGAPLESVESIPEIDESEIDVSDLAEQDAPHVWDAEFVPEDDGDTSIEGERDPDRWRLLRGGLTFNLYGGVVSGLLALFFIYALSLLASSQGGMHEFLPYILGTALSGVIVGSILYTFLSRIPFGLAGPETVLTVVLFLFMGSMYRYMGETFAVELILPTILAGIATSAFLTGLILLVLGRFRLGEYVRYVPLQIIGGVIGGVGVFVLLGAFDWMGDLRLDWSNVYTLGLSLFTNFRPAGSLHVIGPSVIFGLVLFLALWRTRNSLFLLVMILVAAGAGNGAGVWGTGEAVRSLAAPVPFPDGRLMVHLVEVLNSPLLFSNIQWAVIKANGLYIGGLAMLAVFTVMYRVTRLELVRGRESDLNREYSALGLTNMVVGLCGGMPVSLSYGRSAGNYASGGRGPLSGIVAGLVCGAGLFYADALLPMIPRFVPEGLLVYAGLDLLRNWVFRTRSGFTSRSEIWMLRLTFLATIVLGLLEGLGFSVVLALMITVARASRAGTVRNVLSGSHHTSNVDRASSQSRTLKEYGDHIHILRIQGFVFLGSMERLLKDIRARLEDTNRLSVEYLVLDFRLASGFASASSIGFVKLRKLAEDYDLDVVITSAPLELEEHLQEIGYVGEEDGLFKVFFNLDYALEWCENRVLEEEGMLTLKRQSLPDLLAPIFPEPKYIPALMKVLRREVVAPGEPVFRQGDRSDSMFFVESGRLDVELELEDGRMMRLKKVGPGAVFGEMGIYTLAPRSATIRAAEKCVVYRMTLEKLDAIEARAPRLVTAINRFLINLLSERLADSNARVRDLML comes from the coding sequence GTGGCGATATTCAAGTGTGATTCCTGCGGTTACGAGCGCTCCGTGCCGGACTCCCTGGTCGGCAAAAAGGCCAAATGTCCGGGCTGCGGCCATGGCGTATCCATAGGCGGCGATGCACCCCCGGAACCGGTTGAAGAACCGGCCGGAGAACCCGCCATGATGGCGGAACCGGAGGTCGAGCCTGCGGGCGACGGCGTGCCGCTGGGGGCCTACGACCTGGATTCCGGCGACCTGGGCGTCGGCCTGGAGGTCCCGGATGACGTCATCTGCGGGGCGTGCGGCCACGTCCAGGAGCCCGGCCACGGCGAGAAGTGCTCCCGCTGCGGCGCACCTCTTGAGAGCGTGGAGTCCATCCCCGAGATCGACGAAAGCGAGATCGACGTCAGCGACCTGGCCGAGCAGGACGCGCCCCATGTGTGGGATGCGGAGTTCGTCCCGGAAGACGACGGCGACACGTCCATCGAAGGAGAGCGCGATCCGGACCGCTGGCGGCTCCTGCGCGGCGGCCTGACGTTCAATCTCTACGGCGGCGTGGTTTCCGGCCTGCTGGCACTGTTCTTTATTTACGCCCTGTCCCTGCTGGCCTCGTCCCAGGGCGGGATGCACGAATTTCTGCCCTACATACTCGGCACCGCGTTGTCCGGGGTCATCGTGGGGTCCATCCTGTATACGTTCCTGTCGCGGATTCCCTTTGGCCTGGCCGGGCCGGAGACGGTCCTGACCGTCGTGCTCTTCCTGTTCATGGGCAGCATGTACAGGTACATGGGCGAGACTTTCGCCGTGGAGCTGATTCTGCCGACCATCCTGGCGGGCATCGCGACCTCGGCCTTCCTGACCGGGTTGATCCTGCTCGTCCTGGGGCGGTTCCGTCTCGGCGAGTATGTGCGCTACGTCCCGTTGCAGATCATCGGCGGGGTCATCGGCGGCGTGGGCGTGTTCGTGCTGCTGGGGGCCTTCGACTGGATGGGCGACCTGCGGCTGGACTGGAGCAACGTCTACACCCTGGGGCTGTCCCTGTTCACCAATTTCCGGCCCGCCGGGTCCCTGCACGTCATCGGGCCGTCGGTGATCTTCGGGCTGGTCCTGTTCCTGGCCTTGTGGCGGACCCGCAATTCGCTCTTCTTGTTGGTCATGATCCTGGTCGCCGCCGGAGCGGGCAACGGTGCGGGCGTCTGGGGGACCGGCGAGGCGGTCCGCAGCCTGGCCGCGCCCGTTCCCTTCCCCGACGGCCGACTGATGGTCCACCTGGTGGAGGTCCTGAACTCGCCGCTGTTGTTCAGCAACATTCAGTGGGCGGTTATCAAGGCCAACGGGCTGTATATCGGCGGTCTGGCCATGCTCGCGGTGTTCACGGTCATGTACCGCGTCACCCGGCTGGAACTGGTCCGCGGCCGCGAGTCCGACCTGAACCGTGAATATTCCGCCCTGGGGCTGACCAACATGGTCGTCGGCCTGTGCGGCGGCATGCCCGTTTCCCTGTCCTACGGGCGCAGCGCGGGCAATTACGCCTCCGGCGGCAGGGGACCGTTGTCCGGCATCGTTGCCGGGCTCGTCTGCGGCGCGGGATTGTTCTACGCCGACGCCCTCCTGCCCATGATCCCCCGGTTCGTGCCCGAGGGGCTGCTCGTCTACGCGGGCCTGGACCTGCTGCGCAACTGGGTCTTCCGCACCCGGTCGGGCTTCACCAGCCGGTCCGAGATCTGGATGCTCCGGCTGACGTTCCTGGCCACCATCGTCCTGGGGCTGCTCGAAGGGCTCGGGTTCAGCGTCGTCCTGGCGCTGATGATCACCGTGGCCCGCGCCAGCCGCGCCGGGACGGTGCGCAACGTGCTGTCCGGCTCGCATCACACCAGCAACGTGGACCGTGCCTCGTCCCAGAGCCGGACCCTCAAGGAGTACGGGGATCACATCCACATCCTGCGCATCCAGGGATTCGTCTTTCTCGGTTCCATGGAGCGGCTGCTCAAGGACATCCGCGCGCGGCTGGAGGACACCAACCGGCTGTCCGTGGAATACCTCGTTCTCGATTTCCGGCTGGCCAGCGGATTCGCCTCGGCCTCGTCCATCGGTTTCGTCAAGCTGCGCAAGCTGGCCGAGGACTACGACCTGGACGTGGTCATCACCAGCGCCCCGCTGGAGCTAGAGGAGCACTTGCAGGAAATCGGCTACGTGGGCGAGGAGGACGGGCTGTTCAAGGTCTTCTTCAACCTCGATTACGCCCTGGAGTGGTGTGAAAACAGGGTGCTTGAGGAGGAGGGCATGCTGACGCTGAAGCGCCAGTCCCTGCCCGACCTGCTGGCCCCGATCTTTCCGGAGCCGAAGTACATACCGGCGCTGATGAAGGTTCTCAGGCGCGAGGTGGTCGCGCCCGGTGAACCGGTCTTCCGCCAGGGCGACCGTTCGGATTCCATGTTCTTCGTTGAGTCCGGCAGGCTGGACGTGGAGCTCGAGCTGGAGGACGGCAGGATGATGCGGCTCAAGAAGGTCGGCCCCGGCGCGGTCTTCGGCGAGATGGGCATCTACACCCTCGCGCCCAGGTCCGCGACCATCAGGGCTGCCGAGAAGTGCGTGGTCTACCGCATGACCCTGGAGAAGCTCGACGCCATAGAGGCGCGCGCCCCGAGGTTGGTCACGGCCATCAACCGGTTCCTCATCAACCTGCTTTCAGAGAGACTGGCGGACTCCAATGCGCGGGTCCGCGACCTGATGCTCTAG
- a CDS encoding substrate-binding domain-containing protein, giving the protein MKRILLIALSAILVLSLAIPAMASETLMMATTTSTANTGLLDELIVPKFLKDTGIEIKFIAVGTGKALAMAENCDVDVVLVHAPASEKAYVDKGVLIDRKELMYNDFVIIGPAADPAGVKGMNVAEALKTIGQKQAVFASRGDNSGTHKKELSLWKAAGMPVPEKDAWYIQTGQGMLPTINIANEKNGYTMTDRGTYIKYADTKGGNPPLVVLVEGDKVLFNQYSALAVNPEKCKDAKYELATKFINWMASPEVQAAIGDFKLLGKPLFTPNAK; this is encoded by the coding sequence ATGAAACGTATACTGCTCATCGCCCTTTCCGCGATTCTCGTCCTGTCCCTGGCAATTCCCGCCATGGCCTCCGAGACGCTGATGATGGCCACCACCACCAGCACCGCCAACACCGGCCTGCTGGACGAACTGATCGTTCCCAAATTTCTGAAAGACACCGGCATCGAAATCAAGTTCATCGCCGTAGGCACCGGCAAGGCCCTGGCCATGGCCGAGAACTGCGACGTGGACGTTGTCCTGGTCCACGCTCCCGCCTCTGAAAAGGCCTACGTGGACAAGGGCGTGCTCATCGACCGCAAAGAGCTGATGTACAACGACTTCGTCATCATCGGCCCGGCCGCCGACCCGGCGGGCGTCAAGGGCATGAACGTGGCCGAAGCGCTGAAGACCATCGGCCAGAAGCAGGCCGTCTTCGCCAGCCGCGGCGACAATTCCGGCACCCACAAGAAGGAGCTCTCCCTGTGGAAGGCCGCCGGCATGCCGGTTCCCGAGAAGGACGCCTGGTACATCCAGACCGGTCAGGGCATGCTCCCGACCATCAACATCGCCAACGAGAAGAACGGCTACACCATGACCGACCGCGGCACCTACATCAAGTACGCCGACACCAAGGGCGGCAACCCGCCGCTGGTGGTCCTGGTCGAGGGCGACAAGGTCCTCTTCAACCAGTACAGCGCCCTGGCCGTGAACCCCGAGAAGTGCAAGGACGCCAAGTACGAGCTGGCCACCAAGTTCATCAACTGGATGGCCTCCCCCGAAGTCCAGGCCGCCATCGGCGACTTCAAGCTCCTCGGCAAGCCGCTGTTCACCCCCAACGCGAAGTAA
- the rfbD gene encoding dTDP-4-dehydrorhamnose reductase produces the protein MSLSGQRIAVLGGKNGLLGQALTRVLERAGATPFPLSREDCDILDPMSVEQWLDRHDPDTLINTAAYTQVDLAEDEPDKAFALNATAPPLLATMAARRSIPFVHYSTDFVFNGQKTTPYSEYDEPNAMSVYGVSKADGERGLLKLGYDKTLIIRISWLFGPDRTNFVKKILGLADAHPTLTVVNDQMGSPSYTPDIAENTVRLLEKKATGIYHLANSGETSWHGLANMAVNLSGKNCFVKPVPSSAYPTKAVRPPYSVLDLSKFTRTTGVTPRRWEDALKQYVLEDLGLGS, from the coding sequence ATGAGCCTCTCCGGTCAGCGCATCGCCGTGCTCGGCGGCAAAAACGGATTGCTCGGGCAGGCCCTGACCCGGGTGCTCGAACGGGCCGGAGCCACGCCGTTCCCCCTGTCCAGGGAGGACTGCGACATCCTCGACCCCATGTCCGTGGAGCAGTGGCTCGACCGCCACGACCCGGACACGCTGATCAACACGGCGGCCTACACCCAGGTGGACCTGGCCGAGGACGAGCCGGACAAGGCCTTCGCCCTCAACGCCACGGCCCCGCCCCTGCTGGCGACCATGGCGGCGCGCCGCTCCATCCCCTTTGTCCACTACAGCACCGACTTCGTGTTCAACGGCCAGAAAACGACCCCCTACAGCGAGTACGACGAGCCCAACGCCATGTCCGTGTACGGCGTCAGCAAGGCGGACGGCGAACGCGGCCTGCTCAAGCTGGGTTACGACAAGACGCTGATCATCCGCATCTCCTGGCTCTTCGGCCCGGATCGGACGAATTTCGTGAAGAAGATATTGGGACTGGCCGACGCGCACCCCACCCTGACCGTGGTCAACGACCAGATGGGGTCGCCCTCCTACACCCCGGACATCGCGGAAAACACCGTCCGCCTCCTGGAAAAGAAGGCCACCGGGATATACCACCTGGCCAACTCCGGGGAGACCTCCTGGCACGGGCTGGCCAACATGGCCGTGAACCTGTCGGGCAAAAACTGCTTCGTCAAGCCGGTGCCTTCCTCCGCCTACCCGACCAAGGCCGTGCGCCCGCCCTACTCCGTGCTGGACCTGTCCAAGTTCACGCGGACCACGGGCGTGACCCCGCGCCGCTGGGAAGATGCCCTCAAGCAGTACGTTCTGGAAGACCTGGGCCTGGGTTCCTGA
- a CDS encoding energy-coupling factor ABC transporter ATP-binding protein: MSTPLIALENIRQRYSDRTVLEIDNLEFQSGAIIGLAGPNGSGKSTLLRLLAFLESPAHGTVKFLGIPTQARSAVNRQVTLLVQEPYLLKRTVYANVAYGLRIRGKNDIPAKVNRALEIVGLDPAAFAKRQWFELSGGEVQRVALAARLALKPKLLLMDEPTASLDSKSAGLIHDAALSARDEYGASLVVASHDMAWLEAVTDHIHHLENGRIVRTA; encoded by the coding sequence ATGAGCACGCCCCTCATCGCCCTCGAGAACATCCGCCAGCGCTACTCGGACCGCACCGTGCTCGAAATCGACAACCTCGAATTCCAGTCCGGGGCCATCATCGGCCTGGCCGGTCCCAACGGCTCCGGCAAGTCCACCCTGCTCCGGCTGCTCGCCTTCCTGGAGTCTCCCGCGCACGGAACCGTCAAGTTTCTCGGCATTCCCACCCAGGCCCGGTCCGCCGTCAACCGACAGGTCACCCTGCTGGTCCAGGAGCCGTACCTGCTCAAGCGCACGGTCTACGCCAACGTGGCCTACGGATTGCGCATCCGGGGAAAAAACGACATCCCGGCCAAGGTCAACCGCGCCCTGGAGATCGTCGGCCTGGACCCCGCCGCCTTCGCCAAGCGGCAATGGTTCGAGCTGTCCGGCGGCGAAGTGCAACGCGTGGCCCTGGCCGCACGGCTGGCGCTGAAGCCCAAGCTCCTGCTCATGGACGAGCCCACGGCCAGCCTGGACTCAAAGAGCGCCGGGCTGATCCACGACGCCGCCCTGTCCGCCCGCGACGAGTACGGCGCGAGCCTGGTGGTGGCCAGCCACGACATGGCTTGGCTCGAAGCGGTTACCGACCACATCCACCACCTCGAAAACGGCCGCATAGTGCGGACCGCCTGA
- a CDS encoding molybdopterin-guanine dinucleotide biosynthesis protein MobB, which translates to MKAISIIGPKKSGKTTLGLELARTLKARGLTVSAAKFSHHDLDWTDTDTTDYAKVCDTVAGFGPKEAFVQWTKKRFLPDLLPLLTGDVLIVEGGKELGFLPRVLCLGGDQSDGIDWLHPELAVATWGGTVDGVPAFDDVEQLADTVLAKGFFLPGMDCETCGRPDCRTLAAEIVAGKVTPRACLAMHNSIQVDIDGAVVGMKPFVEDIISAAIREMIRTLKGYSPGKATIKLDV; encoded by the coding sequence ATGAAGGCCATCTCCATCATCGGCCCCAAGAAATCCGGCAAGACCACCCTCGGCCTGGAACTGGCCCGCACCCTCAAGGCGCGGGGCCTAACCGTGTCCGCGGCCAAGTTCAGCCACCACGACCTCGATTGGACCGACACCGACACCACCGACTACGCCAAGGTCTGCGACACCGTGGCCGGGTTCGGCCCCAAGGAGGCATTCGTCCAATGGACGAAGAAGCGGTTCCTGCCCGACCTGCTCCCGCTGCTGACGGGCGACGTGCTCATCGTGGAGGGCGGCAAGGAGCTCGGGTTCCTGCCCCGCGTCCTCTGTCTGGGCGGCGACCAGTCCGACGGCATCGACTGGCTCCACCCGGAGCTGGCCGTGGCCACCTGGGGCGGAACCGTGGACGGCGTCCCGGCCTTCGACGACGTTGAGCAGCTGGCCGACACGGTGCTGGCGAAGGGATTCTTCCTGCCCGGCATGGACTGCGAGACCTGCGGCCGCCCGGACTGCCGGACCCTGGCCGCCGAGATCGTGGCCGGAAAGGTCACGCCCCGCGCCTGCCTGGCCATGCACAACTCCATCCAGGTGGACATCGACGGCGCGGTGGTGGGCATGAAGCCGTTCGTGGAGGACATCATCTCCGCCGCCATCCGCGAGATGATCCGCACCCTCAAGGGGTATTCGCCGGGCAAGGCGACCATCAAGCTGGACGTCTAG
- a CDS encoding ABC transporter permease, with protein sequence MEYLLQGFLQGFALLFSGNPETYSAIWTTVYASTLSMACSLIIGVPLGFLLGYNKFPGKKVVRTIVDTLLSFPTVVIGLVVYAFLTRHGPLGGTGLLFTIPGMAIGQTLLGLPIIIAMTANAVEGLDSRLPMTLLTLGANATQMMWATVLEARFSIMLAAMAAYGRIVSEVGISMLVGGNIKWHTRTITTAIALETGKGEFALGIALGMVLLTVALLVNIGAAGLKRKAVK encoded by the coding sequence ATGGAATATCTGCTCCAAGGATTCCTTCAGGGCTTCGCCCTGCTCTTTTCCGGAAACCCGGAAACCTATTCCGCCATCTGGACCACCGTCTACGCCTCCACCCTTTCCATGGCGTGCAGCCTGATCATCGGCGTGCCGCTCGGCTTCCTGCTCGGCTACAACAAATTTCCCGGCAAGAAGGTCGTCCGCACCATCGTGGACACCCTGCTTTCCTTCCCCACCGTGGTCATCGGCCTGGTGGTCTACGCCTTCCTGACCCGGCACGGCCCGTTGGGCGGGACCGGGCTGCTGTTCACCATACCGGGCATGGCCATCGGCCAGACCCTGCTCGGCCTGCCGATCATCATCGCCATGACCGCCAATGCCGTGGAGGGTTTGGACTCCCGCCTGCCCATGACCCTGCTCACCCTGGGGGCCAACGCCACCCAGATGATGTGGGCCACGGTGCTGGAGGCCCGCTTCTCCATCATGCTCGCGGCCATGGCCGCCTACGGCCGCATCGTGTCCGAGGTCGGCATCTCCATGCTGGTCGGCGGCAACATCAAGTGGCATACCCGGACCATCACCACGGCCATCGCGCTCGAAACCGGCAAGGGCGAGTTCGCCCTGGGCATCGCTCTGGGCATGGTCCTGCTGACCGTGGCCCTGCTGGTGAACATCGGGGCCGCCGGTCTCAAAAGGAAGGCCGTGAAATGA
- a CDS encoding winged helix-turn-helix domain-containing protein: protein MTAKPETTLRLRVWLDQEDQTYIGIGSTLLLQQVEKLGSLRKAAEALGMSYRRAWGKLKNAEERIGKPLVEKTKGKGQRFNLSPYGKEVMEEFLQFYLDVEDYATKRAGELLGLDVRKAGEFYRDDTQ, encoded by the coding sequence ATGACAGCTAAACCCGAAACCACGTTGCGTCTCCGCGTCTGGCTCGATCAGGAAGACCAGACCTACATCGGCATCGGCAGCACCCTGCTGCTCCAGCAGGTGGAGAAACTCGGCTCCCTGCGCAAGGCGGCCGAAGCACTGGGCATGTCCTACCGACGCGCCTGGGGCAAATTGAAGAACGCCGAGGAACGAATCGGCAAGCCCCTGGTGGAAAAGACCAAGGGCAAGGGACAGCGGTTCAACCTCTCGCCCTACGGCAAGGAAGTCATGGAGGAATTCCTTCAGTTCTACCTGGACGTGGAGGACTACGCCACCAAACGCGCCGGGGAACTGCTCGGCCTGGACGTCAGGAAAGCGGGGGAGTTCTACCGCGACGATACACAGTAG
- a CDS encoding tRNA (cytidine(34)-2'-O)-methyltransferase, with amino-acid sequence MRLVLFEPEIPPNTGNIARLCAATRTPLHLIEPLGFSVDDKHLKRAGLDYWPHVDVTVHPDFDHFLETVRPPRLVMATTKAKTGHHRFEFRPDDAIVLGPETRGLPMELMEGHPMVRIPIWGEVRSLNLSTAAGILLFEGLRRTGLIPED; translated from the coding sequence GTGCGCCTGGTCCTGTTCGAACCGGAGATCCCGCCCAACACCGGCAACATCGCCCGGCTGTGCGCCGCCACGCGCACCCCGCTGCACCTCATCGAGCCGCTGGGCTTCTCGGTGGACGACAAGCACCTCAAACGCGCCGGGCTGGACTACTGGCCGCACGTGGACGTCACCGTGCACCCGGATTTCGACCACTTCCTCGAAACCGTGCGCCCGCCCCGGCTGGTCATGGCCACCACCAAGGCCAAGACCGGACACCACCGGTTCGAATTCCGCCCGGACGACGCCATCGTCCTGGGCCCGGAGACGCGCGGCCTGCCCATGGAGCTGATGGAGGGCCACCCCATGGTCCGCATCCCCATCTGGGGCGAGGTGCGCAGCCTGAACCTGTCCACTGCGGCGGGCATCCTGCTCTTCGAGGGGCTGCGCCGGACAGGCCTCATCCCGGAAGATTAA
- a CDS encoding HesA/MoeB/ThiF family protein: MGELKARIRELAEDRPLPWGGTGPVLDTGPIHLLAREHSLPGHAVESAALKLGVAPARYLRNGLALSLADQARLLDARVALVGLGGLGGALFEQFLRLGIGSIRAADGDSFEETNLNRQSLATMGSVGRDKTRAARIRWGEINPSAEFEDVSEFLSPDNLPDFLDGCAVAVDALGGLSMRGHLQRAAAEASVPLVTGALAGWTGYVAVVLPGQPGPADFMGTQDGAEEQLGCPAPAVNCIASLMAAQTAAVLTGSPSLAGKLLVADLKAMSFDTVTL; the protein is encoded by the coding sequence ATGGGCGAACTCAAGGCGCGCATCCGCGAACTGGCCGAGGACCGGCCCCTGCCGTGGGGCGGGACCGGCCCCGTTCTCGACACCGGCCCAATCCACCTGCTCGCGCGGGAACACTCCCTGCCCGGCCATGCCGTGGAGTCCGCGGCCCTGAAGCTGGGTGTGGCCCCGGCACGCTACCTGCGCAACGGCCTGGCCCTCTCCCTCGCGGACCAGGCACGGCTGCTCGATGCCCGCGTGGCCCTGGTGGGGTTGGGCGGACTGGGCGGCGCCCTGTTCGAGCAATTCCTGCGCCTGGGCATAGGCTCCATCCGCGCGGCTGACGGCGACTCCTTCGAGGAGACGAACCTCAACCGCCAATCTCTGGCCACCATGGGGTCCGTGGGCCGGGACAAGACCCGCGCGGCCCGCATCCGGTGGGGAGAGATCAATCCCTCCGCCGAGTTCGAGGACGTTTCCGAATTTCTCTCTCCGGACAACCTGCCCGACTTCCTCGACGGCTGCGCAGTGGCGGTGGACGCCCTGGGCGGCCTGTCCATGCGCGGCCATCTTCAGCGGGCGGCGGCCGAGGCCTCCGTACCGTTGGTCACCGGCGCGCTGGCGGGCTGGACCGGCTACGTCGCCGTGGTCCTGCCCGGCCAGCCCGGCCCCGCTGACTTCATGGGCACGCAGGACGGCGCCGAGGAACAGCTCGGCTGTCCCGCGCCCGCCGTAAACTGCATCGCCTCCCTCATGGCCGCTCAGACAGCGGCCGTCCTGACCGGTTCCCCCTCCCTGGCGGGCAAGCTCCTCGTGGCCGACCTCAAGGCCATGAGTTTTGACACCGTCACGCTCTAG
- the rfbB gene encoding dTDP-glucose 4,6-dehydratase — MKVLVTGGCGFIGTNFVRLMLKSHPDWSIVNLDKLTYAGNRLNLLDLEENEPRYQFVHGDICDRDLVMDLLDGGRIDAVVNFAAESHVDRSINDPSPFVVTNVNGAQNLMECARQRKIGRFVHVSTDEVYGTLGPSGKFTETTPLAPNSPYSASKAGADLLARAYFETYGFPVLVTRCSNNYGPYQFPEKLIPLMYLNAKAGKSLPVYGDGLNVRDWIYVDDHCRGVELTLTKGREGSVYNFGGNAEETNIFVVRTLLSILDRPESLITYVKDRPGHDKRYAMDFSLARKELGFAPTLNFSEGLARTVAWYEANGTWLEQVQSGEYRNFMDTWYEERSK, encoded by the coding sequence ATGAAAGTACTCGTCACCGGCGGCTGCGGCTTCATCGGCACCAATTTCGTCAGGCTCATGCTCAAGAGCCACCCTGACTGGTCCATCGTTAACCTGGACAAACTCACCTATGCGGGCAACCGGCTGAACCTCCTCGACCTCGAAGAGAACGAGCCGCGCTACCAGTTCGTCCACGGCGACATCTGCGACCGCGACCTGGTCATGGACCTGCTGGACGGCGGCAGGATCGACGCCGTGGTCAACTTTGCGGCGGAATCCCACGTGGACCGCTCCATCAACGACCCGTCCCCCTTCGTGGTCACCAACGTGAACGGCGCGCAGAACCTCATGGAATGCGCCCGGCAGCGGAAGATCGGTCGGTTCGTGCACGTCTCCACCGACGAGGTCTACGGCACCCTCGGCCCGTCCGGGAAGTTCACCGAGACCACGCCGCTGGCGCCCAACAGCCCCTACTCCGCCAGCAAGGCCGGGGCCGACCTCCTGGCGCGCGCCTATTTCGAGACCTACGGCTTCCCGGTGCTGGTCACCCGCTGCTCCAACAACTACGGCCCCTACCAGTTCCCGGAAAAGCTCATCCCGCTCATGTACCTCAACGCCAAGGCCGGAAAATCGTTGCCGGTCTACGGCGACGGGCTGAACGTCCGCGACTGGATATATGTGGACGACCACTGTCGGGGCGTGGAGCTGACCCTGACCAAGGGACGCGAGGGAAGCGTCTACAACTTCGGCGGCAACGCCGAGGAAACCAACATTTTCGTGGTCCGCACCCTGCTCTCCATCCTGGACAGGCCGGAATCCCTGATCACCTACGTCAAGGACAGGCCGGGCCACGACAAGCGGTACGCCATGGACTTCTCCCTGGCCCGGAAGGAACTCGGCTTCGCGCCGACCCTGAACTTCAGCGAAGGTCTGGCCCGCACCGTGGCCTGGTACGAGGCCAACGGAACCTGGCTCGAACAGGTGCAGAGCGGCGAATACCGCAATTTCATGGACACCTGGTACGAGGAGCGCTCCAAATGA
- a CDS encoding MoaD/ThiS family protein, producing the protein MGIEIKCFATLAKFLPENAADYPVEPGETVASLIRKLGIPEKEVTLMFVNALRSAPDSEVKDGDRVGLFPPVGGG; encoded by the coding sequence ATGGGTATAGAAATCAAATGCTTTGCCACTCTGGCGAAATTCCTCCCGGAAAACGCGGCCGACTACCCCGTTGAACCGGGCGAGACCGTCGCCTCCCTGATCCGGAAGCTCGGCATCCCGGAGAAGGAGGTCACGCTCATGTTCGTCAACGCCCTGCGCTCCGCCCCGGACAGCGAAGTCAAGGACGGCGACAGGGTCGGCCTCTTTCCGCCCGTGGGCGGGGGCTAG